Within the Miscanthus floridulus cultivar M001 chromosome 2, ASM1932011v1, whole genome shotgun sequence genome, the region CCACGCGATCACGCCTCGACGTGTCACCGGAGAAGCTGTAGGAGCGGCGGCTGCGCGCGAAAAGACCAGGAGCCTCTTCGTTTGgccgtggcttatcgtaaacgatcgtaaatttttagccgaaacagtatttttccctcacacaaatcagccagcagtacttcttcacgaaccagcaactatacgaaccagccaaccgagcAGACTGTAGACACGGGCACGGGTCGCCTTGCCGGTCAGCTTTCCCTCGCGGCGGAGGCCGTGCTCGGCTCGGCGACGCTGACATCCTAACCGACGCAAACGCAACGCGAGGGCGCTAGAGGAGGGACGCGCGTGAGCGTGATTGCCCCACCAGAACCCCCGCGCACGGCGCACCTCATGAGATGCTGATCTGATCGTCTCATGAGGAATAGAGCATTGCGATACGGCACTAGTACTCCAAACGCAAGCACCGGTCTACAGGTGCAGGGTTCCGGAAAGGCCCTATCGTTCTGCCTTTCTACCATATACCACATACCAGCAGGAGAAACGAAACGACAAGGTTTTGCCGGAGATACGACCCAAAAGGTAAAGCTTTTGGCGATAAAATGGCGTTGCTAACCTGAATTGTACACAAGACAAACACAAGGAATGATAGCCCAATGCTCACATCAGCAGCCACCCAATTAAACAATACTGATATCAATACCTTGAGGGAGTAGTAGTTCTCTAGAAGACTGAAGGAGTCAAAAGTGCGTTTCTTTCTAACATCTCAAATGATCGATACTGCGGACAGTTTAAAATTAGCTTCACATAACCAAAACACGACGGTAGCCGATAAGGACATTAGGTGCACTAGAATTCTGAGGTAGTACATACAGAAAGGCAATCATCAGATCATTAGCAAGCTTTGGCGTTACGAGTGAGATCAACCATGTATCTGCTGGAAATGGGACTTGAAAGTAAAATAATTCAATCACACGGCGCGCACTTTCAGTTCCGAAGTCCGAACAACACGAATCGCACATGTAAGCAGCTGATTAGCCGGGGCTAATTTGCGAAAGGTTAAAAGCCCGCGTCAGTTAGACCGTCACCGTCAGCCAAATCAAATCCACCGAGCCTAGCCGAAGCTGAACTGTGTGCCTGGCGCCCTGGCGAGGGCAGAAAACGACGCGTGTGGCGGGCACCGAGGCCCTTTACCACGTCACCACCGGCGGGCCCCTGTTGGCAGCGAGAGTACCGCACGGGTGATGCCAAGCACCAATTGACacgaaatgttttttttttcttttccttccacccacattgttcacaaaatattGGCTGGACGCATTGAGCGGAGGGCGACAAGTAGATGCTAAGTGGGAGCTGGCAAGGAAAGTGAGATGATCAGAAAAACAAAAGGTTCTTGTAGGAGAAGATGAGGTGCTGCTGGCTCGGAGAAAacaaaaggagagagagagagaaaaatccCTCGACGAAATTTTATATGCCGATGAGATGAGAGGAGAACAGAGCAGCAGCACAATAATGATTTGTAAAAGAATAAAGCGGCGAGGATGGCGAGCGGGAGTGGCGAGAGGCCCCACCGGAGGGAAGGGGAGGAGGACCCCGGAAAGAGAGACGACGGTCTTGGGCGGTAGCTCACAAGTCCCGTGATGCTTGCAGCCACCGAGTCCTTCCCCCACACCGGCCATTTCCGCCGGCTTTAATCCACGCGAGCTAGGTTTATCTGCCGTAAGTGCTTAAGCGCGAGAGAAATGGTTGTTAGTGTCAGTCAGTTCGTGCACGGCCACAAAGATGAGGATTCCAAGTTACTCATGTTTGTGAGCCATTGACGGTGACTCGGCCGTTGATGGTACAAGGAACCACTGGTCCATGGTGGGGACTGGAGGCGGTAGTATTCGTCGAGTCCAGGGGCAGAGCATTAAGGGTTGTGCAGGTGCTGCATTGGACTGACTTAGTCGCTAGTGCTATCGGATgtcagacacacacacacatatatatatatattaaatatagactaattacataatttgtgattaattcacgagacgaatattttaagcctaatttaTCTATGATTTAACAATGATTTGCTAccgtaaatatatgctaatgtcggattaattaggcttaaaaaattcatctcatggAGTACCGatagattatgtaatttattttttttattagtatccgatcACTCCACGCACTATCCTCCCGACGCACCCCGAGCTGGATAAAAAAAAAAACCTGACTCTTCGTTGAGATGGATGGGTGGATTGTGGATTTGATGGCAAGAGAAGACACTGAACGGCAGAGGCCACACAGGGTGAGAGGGAGAGATGAGGGGCAAATGCTGCAAACTGCGAAATCTATTTCTCTGTTCCTTTTATTTATCGTGATGAGGCTGCAAGCCTGCAGCTCTGTAGAGTAGGATACAAACGATTTTAGTAACAAAACGATCAAAAAGGAATGGAAGAAGGGATCACTAAGAACAAACATGAACAATTTCTAACACAAAACATTTAATCCAACTGCCCAGGGggtaaaaaagaaacaaaaaaaggatGAAAAAACATATAGGTTTGAACAGGTAATGTAGAAATTAGAAGCTCAGAATTTGTACGGGGTCGGCCAAAGAAGGAAAAGAATCTTTCTTTTTCGAGTGTTGCGGTATCACCGGGACTcctcggcgccggcgccggcggggcCGTACAGGTCGAAGGGTGCCCAGAGCGCATCGAGCGGGCACGGCCGCCCGGCGCCCAGCCGCGCCCAGGGCTTGCCGGACCCGGACCAATGGAGCAGGCTCACGGGTCCCGGGTGTAGGTCGCGGCAGCTGCCCAGGACATTGTCGCCGCCGAGGCCGTGCTGGTTCCACCGGTGCTCGATCGGCGCCACGTGCCCCGCGAACACCAGCAGGAAGGGCGGCAGCGACCCCAGCTCGTAGATGCGCCCCGGCGGCGACTTCTGTATCTCCATCCAGCGCTCGATGCGCTGCGTGTAGCCCGCGTGCCGCCACCGCTCGAGGTCAAGCACCATGACCCCCGTGTTGAAGTAGCATGGACGCCGCCCCACGAACGTCCCGGCGAACCGCTGGTCCGACCAGAACCGGCCGGTGAAGTACTTGGTAAAGTTGGCGTGGCAGTACTCGGGGGCGCCGACGGTGCGGCCGCCAAGGTCGGTGAGCCAGAGCTTGGCGACGTCGTCGACGAGAACGAGGTCGGAGTCGAGGTAGATGACCCGGCGCACGCAGGGCTCAAGGAGGTCGGCCAGGTAGTTGCGCGCATAGTTGAGCGGCTGCTCCAGCGCCTGCCGCACCGACGTGGAGATGAACCCGCGAACGCGCTCGGGGTCGAAGTAGTAGACCTTGAACCGGAGCTGCGGGAAGACCGCGCGGACGAGGTCCCCGAGGCCCGGGTCGGAGACGAGGAAGTGGAAGAAGACGCTCTCGGGGCACCTGGCGTGCTGCACCACCGAGTGGACCGCGGCGACGGAGCCCCTCAGGTACTCCTCATCGAGCGTAATCGCGATGTGGACGAGCGAAGGGTCGCAGACATTGGCGGCGGTGCCGTTGCCCGCGCCGGCGCCGCAATCGGCGGCATTGCGGAACGACGGGGCGCGGCGGAAGGCGATCCCCCTGGCGCCCCCTGCGATCTGGCCCGGGAAGCGGACGCTGCCGTCGAACTGCGACGACCGGATGGCCTCGGCGGGCGGGAAGGACTGGAGCGACGGCGACAGCACCACCATCGCCATGGCGGCGGATAAGAAGCCGGACAGGCGCGCCACCCACAGCATCGCGCTGCCCCGGCTCGGCCACCGCTTCCTCGCGCCGGGTCTCccgcgcggcggcggctgctgctgatgcttCGACCACCCCACCAAGACGCCGTGCAGGCGCGCGATGGCCTccagcggcggcgcggccaggcTTTTGGAGGCGGAAACAGAGGGGAACACACACACAGCGGGCAGGCAGCCCCCCGCCTCCTGGACCTCAATTGGATCGCGTCGCGCTCTCCTGGCAGGTGGCGGATCGGCGCGTGGAGTGGAGGAGAAGCGAGCGGGAATCCATGCGAGGTCAAGCAAGGTAAATGGGGGTGGACTGCGGAACAGAGCAGCAGGATGCGGAGGCGGCACCCACCAACCCACcgcggcaggcaggcaggcgatTTCCCCCTTTCGTCCGTCCCCTCGCCTGCCACCACCGCTCGGCTTTTCTCTCTCGGCGCGGTGGCGTGACGGTGGAGTCTGCTGCGAGCCGCAGCAGCTGCTTATTGTATCTGCCGCTctggttttgtttgattttgcACGGCGATTCCGGGTATCGGAGTTTATTTCTCTCCGCCTCTCGTCCTATTTTTTCTCGAGGAAGAGAGGGGAGCGGGGGAGGAGGCAAGCGCCGCTGCTGGCCTGGCCTGCTAGTAACCTGCCAGCGGACGAGGCCGCCGACTCACCGGCCAGTTTTGCCGCTGTCCCTCCATAAAATTCGGTTTACCACAACGGCTTATAATTTTGAGTTAttgtctgttttttttttgttaacaCATTTTGAACTTCTATTTTGCACGAGTTTAGGCAGAATCAGTCAAAAGAACAACGTCTACTTTGTGGTTCTATGTGATGGTTGTTGTACATGATGTACTATACTTAAATAGTTGAATGCATCTGCAAGTTTTGGCTACCAAGTTTTATCATTAAAGTATTTTTTACCACATGTTCTTTTACAGCAGAATTGGCATCGTTAGGTGCTCACAACGAGTAGGGGTAAACTTATTTTTTAGTTTAAAAAAGCTGGGAAAGATCTCAAAGTTACTAAAGTAGGAATAAAATTATAATTGACATGCAAATTAGGGGTAACAACACCATTGCCTTTTGTTTAATTTTTCTGTACGGTTTCAGGGATTCAGTGTTTATTTCTGTACATCATCCGCCTTTTCCCCTAGACCTTGAGAAACAGACTGATCGAGTGAGACTATGAGGAAGAAGGCATCATGCTGTTGGCCTGTCCCTCTGTGCTGTTCCATGTTTAATTTTTAATGTGTGTATATCCTGGTGACAAAAATTGATTCAAAGACAAATGTTTGGAATTTGGAGACGCTATCTGTTTTGATTAAcacatttttttttcaatttgtATAGTTCATGCAATTGTTTTTTTTGGGGAGGGTTCAAATGGTGCATACTGATATTTGACTCGGAAATTTCGAGCAAGTTAAGAGTTAAGGCCGAGAGAGGCTATAAATATTCCACCTCTTCGCACATTGGTCAGTTACTTTGCTGACCGAAATTTCTGACGCAAAGATCGGAGCTAGAGCTAGATCGTCCGGGTCGCCACGAATCGAAAAACACAGCGAGGATCACACTGACGTG harbors:
- the LOC136540076 gene encoding probable galacturonosyltransferase-like 7, whose amino-acid sequence is MLWVARLSGFLSAAMAMVVLSPSLQSFPPAEAIRSSQFDGSVRFPGQIAGGARGIAFRRAPSFRNAADCGAGAGNGTAANVCDPSLVHIAITLDEEYLRGSVAAVHSVVQHARCPESVFFHFLVSDPGLGDLVRAVFPQLRFKVYYFDPERVRGFISTSVRQALEQPLNYARNYLADLLEPCVRRVIYLDSDLVLVDDVAKLWLTDLGGRTVGAPEYCHANFTKYFTGRFWSDQRFAGTFVGRRPCYFNTGVMVLDLERWRHAGYTQRIERWMEIQKSPPGRIYELGSLPPFLLVFAGHVAPIEHRWNQHGLGGDNVLGSCRDLHPGPVSLLHWSGSGKPWARLGAGRPCPLDALWAPFDLYGPAGAGAEESR